The following coding sequences lie in one Oceanicola sp. 502str15 genomic window:
- a CDS encoding TRAP transporter large permease subunit translates to MTDPQIALLMLGLFIVFVFLGFPIAFTLMAMGIGFGYYAYFDARRQWRGFDRLDETASTWDSWSTWFEGFINNRIFDLFVNQTYTVMSNEVLTAVPLFLFMGYIVERANIVDRLFSTLNIASKDLPGSMGVAALITCALFATATGIVGAVVTLMGLLALPQMLKARYNPSFASGIICAGGTLGILIPPSIMLIVYAAASGVSIVRLYAAALLPGLVLVGLYLTYVIGRSILQPSVAPRPSDDEVPDMPLGQLSMMILTSFLPLAFLILAVLGSILFGLATPTEAASIGALGGIFLAFIYRAMTWQRLRESVYLTVRTTAMVCWLFVGSYVFSAVFSYLGGEQVISEFVQSLNLSPLMFLILAQLIIFLLGWPLEWSEIIIIFVPIFLPLLAIFEVDPLFFGILVALNLQTSFLTPPMAMSAYYLKGIAPPEVRLTQIFSGVMPFLFCVFVAMVMMYVFPQVVFYLPELFYGR, encoded by the coding sequence ATGACGGACCCGCAAATCGCCCTGCTGATGCTGGGGCTGTTCATCGTCTTCGTGTTCCTCGGCTTCCCCATCGCCTTCACCCTGATGGCCATGGGCATCGGCTTTGGCTACTACGCCTATTTCGACGCCCGCCGGCAGTGGCGCGGCTTCGACAGATTGGACGAGACCGCCTCGACCTGGGACTCCTGGTCGACCTGGTTCGAGGGGTTCATAAACAACCGAATATTCGACCTCTTCGTGAACCAGACCTACACCGTCATGTCGAACGAAGTGCTCACAGCCGTGCCGCTCTTCCTCTTCATGGGCTACATCGTCGAGCGCGCCAACATCGTCGACCGGCTGTTCTCCACGCTCAACATCGCCTCCAAGGATCTGCCCGGCTCCATGGGCGTGGCCGCGCTCATCACCTGCGCCCTCTTCGCCACCGCCACCGGCATCGTCGGCGCGGTGGTCACGCTGATGGGCTTGCTGGCGCTGCCGCAAATGCTGAAGGCCCGCTACAACCCCTCCTTCGCCTCGGGCATCATCTGCGCCGGCGGCACGCTCGGCATCCTGATCCCGCCCTCGATCATGCTGATCGTCTACGCGGCGGCCTCCGGCGTTTCCATCGTGCGGCTCTACGCGGCGGCGCTGCTGCCCGGCCTCGTTCTGGTGGGGCTCTACCTCACCTACGTCATCGGCCGCTCCATCCTGCAACCCTCGGTCGCCCCCCGCCCCTCCGACGACGAGGTGCCCGACATGCCGCTCGGCCAGCTTTCGATGATGATCCTCACATCGTTCCTGCCACTGGCCTTCCTGATCCTCGCCGTGCTCGGCTCGATCCTCTTCGGCCTCGCCACCCCCACCGAAGCCGCCTCCATCGGCGCGCTCGGCGGCATCTTCCTCGCCTTCATCTACCGCGCGATGACATGGCAACGCCTGCGCGAAAGCGTCTACCTGACGGTGCGCACCACAGCGATGGTCTGCTGGCTCTTCGTCGGCTCCTACGTCTTCTCGGCGGTGTTCTCCTACCTCGGCGGCGAGCAGGTCATCTCGGAGTTCGTCCAGTCGCTCAACCTCTCGCCGCTGATGTTCCTGATCCTCGCGCAGCTCATCATCTTCCTGCTGGGCTGGCCGCTGGAATGGTCGGAGATCATCATCATCTTCGTGCCGATCTTCCTGCCCCTGCTGGCGATCTTCGAGGTCGATCCGCTGTTCTTCGGCATCCTCGTGGCGCTCAACCTGCAAACCAGCTTCCTGACGCCGCCCATGGCGATGTCGGCCTACTACCTTAAGGGCATCGCCCCGCCGGAAGTGCGGCTGACGCAGATCTTCTCCGGCGTCATGCCCTTCCTGTTCTGCGTCTTCGTGGCGATGGTCATGATGTATGTCTTCCCGCAGGTCGTCTTCTACCTGCCGGAGCTGTTCTATGGCCGCTGA
- a CDS encoding amidase gives MAADGANPTSLMALGALALRDRLATGALDAITLVEACIARIEAREPEVGAWAFFDPGFARHQAKAMDALRRSGRPIGPLHGLPVALKDVIDTARMPTENGCVLDAGRVPMQDAAIVEKLKAAGAIIMGKTVSTELAFMHPGRTRNPHNLAHTPGGSSSGSAAAVADGMVPLAVGTQTGGSVIRPASFCGITGFKPTFGAIPRRGVLMQSQTLDTLGVFATDPTGAALLADVLFGHDPADSATSPAPHPALERTALSAPPLPPVFAVVRPPGWEGAHDDLKEAFLALEEELGEQAFAVELPSLFDEAADQRARINFAEMSRNYYRYERDGADRLGAPTLEAIRKGAALPARDYLAALDWPGILNAGLDEIFSRCDAILCPAAPGPAPEGLASTGDAIFNGLWTLCGTPAVTLPLLTASNGLPMGVQLVTRRGEDGRLLRSARWLHERMSA, from the coding sequence ATGGCCGCTGACGGAGCAAACCCCACCAGCCTGATGGCCCTCGGCGCATTGGCGCTGAGGGACCGTCTGGCCACTGGCGCGCTGGACGCGATCACGCTGGTCGAGGCCTGCATCGCCCGGATCGAAGCGCGCGAACCCGAGGTCGGCGCATGGGCCTTCTTCGATCCCGGTTTCGCCCGGCATCAGGCCAAGGCAATGGACGCGCTGCGCCGCTCGGGCCGCCCCATAGGCCCGCTCCACGGGTTGCCGGTGGCCCTCAAGGACGTGATCGACACCGCCCGCATGCCCACAGAGAACGGCTGCGTGCTCGACGCGGGCCGGGTGCCGATGCAGGACGCCGCGATCGTCGAGAAGCTGAAGGCCGCGGGCGCGATCATCATGGGCAAGACGGTCTCGACCGAACTGGCCTTCATGCACCCCGGCCGCACCCGCAACCCGCACAACCTCGCCCATACGCCCGGCGGCTCCTCCTCGGGCTCGGCGGCGGCGGTGGCCGACGGGATGGTGCCGCTGGCAGTGGGCACCCAGACCGGCGGCTCCGTGATCCGGCCCGCCTCCTTCTGCGGGATCACCGGGTTCAAGCCGACGTTCGGCGCGATCCCGCGGCGCGGCGTGCTGATGCAGTCCCAAACGCTCGACACCCTCGGCGTCTTCGCCACCGACCCCACCGGCGCCGCGCTGCTGGCCGATGTGCTCTTCGGCCACGACCCGGCCGACAGCGCCACAAGCCCCGCGCCCCACCCGGCACTGGAGCGCACCGCCCTCTCTGCCCCGCCCCTGCCCCCGGTCTTCGCCGTGGTCCGCCCGCCCGGCTGGGAAGGCGCGCATGACGACCTCAAGGAGGCCTTTCTGGCCCTCGAGGAGGAGCTGGGCGAGCAGGCCTTCGCGGTGGAGCTGCCCTCGCTCTTCGACGAGGCCGCCGACCAGCGCGCGCGGATCAACTTTGCCGAGATGTCGCGCAACTACTATCGCTACGAGCGCGACGGCGCCGACCGGCTCGGCGCGCCGACGCTGGAGGCCATCCGCAAGGGCGCGGCCCTGCCCGCGCGCGACTACCTCGCCGCGCTCGACTGGCCCGGCATCCTGAACGCGGGCCTCGACGAGATCTTCTCGCGCTGCGACGCCATCCTCTGCCCCGCCGCTCCGGGCCCCGCCCCCGAGGGCCTCGCCTCGACCGGAGATGCCATCTTCAACGGCCTCTGGACCCTCTGCGGCACCCCCGCCGTCACCCTGCCCCTGCTGACCGCCTCCAACGGCCTGCCGATGGGCGTGCAACTGGTGACCCGGCGCGGAGAAGACGGACGCCTCCTGCGCTCGGCGCGCTGGCTCCATGAACGAATGAGTGCGTGA
- a CDS encoding site-specific integrase, translating into MSAKRFEPPHGEVRLSKRSIEALPVVGREYYIRDLEVPKLHIKVSAAGKKTFVLRYNSTFSRGRKYKLGDFPDLSIQAARRLAARTLLEVANGNDPSEVRRRNRSNITLGEVGERFMEEHAQLHLRPSTVASYWQILRANVFPRFGNRPLLSISKQDMQALQRDMQATRYAANRTLGLVGRLYNWAADNGLHPKGDNPTNGIKQYKEKLVERLLSTEEMRRVAEAIDWARANHPGREAALNAIVFMFFTACRRGEAFNIQWDHVDFERGLVHFYGAKTGDRDQPLTEDLRDWLLELRERAQTPHIFPGRSIGKPLTDIKKTWDLVRQRAGIPELRLHDIRHNVLSDIASETDVATAQAVGGHANMRSTMRYLHARKSTMNTALTQAGRRAASVFFDTGDT; encoded by the coding sequence ATGAGTGCGAAGCGGTTCGAACCGCCACACGGTGAGGTTCGCCTAAGCAAAAGATCGATTGAGGCCCTGCCAGTCGTCGGCAGGGAGTACTACATCCGCGACCTCGAAGTTCCCAAGCTGCACATTAAGGTGTCCGCGGCGGGTAAGAAGACCTTCGTGCTTCGCTACAACTCAACTTTCTCTCGTGGCCGAAAGTACAAGCTGGGCGACTTCCCTGACCTCAGTATCCAAGCAGCACGTCGGCTTGCCGCGCGCACGCTCCTAGAGGTTGCCAACGGTAACGACCCGTCGGAGGTGCGCCGTCGCAATCGCAGCAACATTACTCTTGGCGAAGTTGGCGAGCGTTTCATGGAAGAACATGCGCAACTTCACCTCCGCCCTTCGACTGTAGCCAGCTACTGGCAAATCTTACGCGCCAATGTCTTTCCCCGCTTCGGGAACCGCCCCCTGCTGTCGATTTCAAAGCAAGACATGCAAGCGCTTCAGCGCGACATGCAGGCAACAAGATATGCGGCCAACAGAACACTGGGGCTCGTTGGAAGATTGTACAATTGGGCGGCAGACAACGGCTTGCATCCTAAGGGCGACAACCCAACCAACGGCATCAAGCAGTACAAGGAAAAGCTGGTTGAGCGGCTCCTTTCAACGGAAGAGATGCGCCGGGTTGCGGAGGCGATCGATTGGGCAAGGGCGAACCATCCCGGTCGGGAAGCGGCGCTCAACGCAATTGTCTTCATGTTCTTCACTGCCTGTCGGCGTGGTGAAGCGTTCAATATCCAATGGGACCATGTGGATTTCGAACGTGGGTTAGTCCACTTCTACGGCGCGAAAACAGGCGACCGGGATCAACCTCTAACCGAAGATCTGCGCGACTGGCTGTTAGAGCTGAGAGAACGTGCTCAGACCCCTCACATTTTTCCCGGAAGAAGTATCGGCAAACCGCTGACTGACATTAAAAAGACGTGGGACCTCGTGCGCCAGCGAGCGGGCATACCCGAACTACGGTTGCACGACATCCGGCACAACGTTTTGTCAGACATCGCCAGCGAAACGGACGTGGCGACGGCTCAGGCCGTGGGCGGCCATGCCAACATGCGCTCTACCATGCGATACCTTCATGCCCGGAAATCAACGATGAACACGGCCCTCACCCAAGCCGGAAGGCGCGCGGCGAGCGTGTTCTTCGATACAGGAGACACATGA